Proteins encoded within one genomic window of Platichthys flesus chromosome 13, fPlaFle2.1, whole genome shotgun sequence:
- the rpl24 gene encoding large ribosomal subunit protein eL24 — MKVELCSFSGYKIYPGHGRRYARIDGKVFQFLNHKCEAAFLSKRNPRQINWTVLYRRKHKKGQSEEVSKKRTRRAVKFQRAITGASLAEIMAKRNQKPEVRKAQREQAIRAAKEVKKVKQASRKPAAPSAKSTTKAAQKPKVAKTMKISAPRVGGKR, encoded by the exons ATGAA GGTCGAGTTGTGCAGTTTCAGTGGGTATAAGATATACCCCGGCCATGGCCGCCGATACGCCAGGATAGACGGAAAG GTGTTCCAGTTCTTGAACCACAAGTGCGAGGCAGCTTTCCTGTCCAAGAGGAACCCCCGACAGATCAACTGGACTGTGCTGTACAGACGCAAGCACAAGAAGGGACAGTCT gAAGAGGTGAGCAAGAAGCGTACCCGCCGCGCTGTCAAATTCCAGAGGGCCATCACTGGGGCCTCCCTGGCTGAGATCATGGCCAAGAGGAACCAGAAGCCTGAGGTCCGTAAGGCTCAGAGGGAACAGGCCATCAG AGCTGCCAAGGAGGTCAAGAAGGTGAAGCAGGCATCCAGGAAGCCCGCTGCCCCAAGTGCAAAG TCCACCACCAAGGCTGCACAGAAACCCAAGGTTGCCAAGACCATGAAGATCAGCGCACCCCGTGTTGGTGGAAAGCGCTAA
- the cep97 gene encoding centrosomal protein of 97 kDa has protein sequence MGVADLKFDTDAGPVVDLSAQGMQKLDPSFTSDDTHTLVLDRNHIMKLDYLERSPGLQQLSVAENRLVRMMGVSRLTELRVLNLPNNSIGYIEGLRDLPHLQWLNLSGNNIKVIEQLTNCVSLQHLDLSDNNISTIGDITKLVALKTLLLHGNSITTLRTVPAHLPARLSILSLAENEIRDLNEVSYLSPLHDLEQLSIMSNPCVMATPSLPEFDYRPYIMSWCLNLKVLDGYVVSQKEGLKAEWLYSQGKGRLFRPGQHVQLVQYLTTVCPLTSSPALETAEDAKLEKILNKQRFHQRQLLEETQGSGHSPPRPTHLDVEMHCSPVATPPEGAREVKKNTAAGPDVAPSVSESEPVVQVNTWVSGDSSHPSLPTVRCAKLREEHLSLEDVHTDEDKLNGSMLSSDSTYLPFMSDVESLTIQSDSEDETETFEPDSLAPKRPAQPKKHKTNEKQNSPPVDTPGRKTHEEEVISVEAATVLSPGVRVSVAQNDLETPSDRVKVEMKEAPKQEDAGMCASKSSSMGAERAAVRIQSWWRGHYTRSCHHVAREVRSEIRLYRMQEHILFLSEKLDSAQKQYEEERLQRLVQEEAVKFLWKELQSMQQWKTSVEQRLADISQAATLNQTSSPGLCKAATPVASSTTKPPSTDVSFPDSGFQSTSNQQAMLEDSFLSSGTEDSLKTVRALSPVPSGFAGVDSADCSLLEQYLSSVQQRAEEAEEVEEVISDRTAKSQPSSPVSPGKTAQSHSTQQRAVEAQRTEGTSV, from the exons ATGGGTGTAGCAGATTTAAAGTTTGATACCGATGCCG GACCTGTGGTGGATCTGTCTGCCCAGGGGATGCAGAAGCTGGATCCCAGTTTCACCTctgacgacacacacactctcgtcCTGGACCGGAACCACATCATGAAGCTGGACTATCTGGAGCGGAGCCCGGGCCTTCAGCAG CTGTCGGTGGCAGAAAACCGTCTGGTGAGAATGATGGGCGTGTCTCGGCTGACAGAGCTGAGAGTCCTCAATCTCCCCAACAACAGTATTGGGTATATTGAAGGGCTAAGAGATCTGCCCCACCTCCAGTGGCTCAACCTGTCTGGAAACAATATTAAG gtCATTGAACAACTCACCAACTGTGTTTCCCtgcaacacctggatctgtctGACAATAACATATCAACCATCGGTGATATCACGAAACTGGTGGCATTAAAG aCACTTTTACTCCACGGAAATAGCATCACAACACTTCGCACTGTTCCTGCCCACCTGCCTGCCCGTTTATCCATTCTCTCCCTGGCAGAGAACGAGATAAGAGATCTCAATGAG GTGTCATACCTGTCACCGCTGCATGACCTGGAGCAGCTGTCTATAATGAGCAACCCTTGTGTTATGGCAACCCCGTCATTGCCAGAGTTTGACTATCGGCCTTATATCATGAGCTGGTGCCTGAACCTAAAGGTCCTGGACGGCTACGTGGTGTCACAAAAAGAAGG TCTTAAAGCGGAGTGGCTGTACAGTCAAGGGAAAGGACGCTTGTTTCGACCGGGTCAGCACGTGCAGCTCGTTCAGTACCTCACCACCGTTTGCCCTCTGACCTCATCGCCAGCCTTGGAGACGGCAGAAGACGCCAAGCTGGAGAAGATCCTCAATAAGCAGAG GTTTCACCAAAGGCAGCTGTTGGAGGAGACGCAGGGGAGCGGTCACAGTCCCCCTCGTCCGACTCATCTTGACGTGGAGATGCACTGTTCTCCGGTTGCCACACCACCGGAGGGAGCCAGAGAGGTGAAGAAAAACACTGCTGCCGGACCAGATGTTGCTCCATCAGTCTCAGAGTCAG AGCCAGTTGTGCAGGTCAACACTTGGGTGAGCGGGGACTCTTCCCACCCGTCACTGCCAACAGTTCGCTGCGCAAAGCTCAGAGAGGAGCACTTGTCTTTGGAGGATGTTCACACAGATGAGGATAAACTCAATGGCAGCATGCTTTCCTCAGACTCCACttatctccccttcatgtctgaCGTGGAGTCACTAACGATCCAGTCCGACAGCGAGGACGAGACAGAGACATTCGAGCCGGACTCCTTGGCCCCGAAGCGTCCAGCTCAGCCCAAAAAGCACAAGACAAACGAGAAACAGAATTCGCCTCCGGTTGATACGCCGGGGAGGAAGACTCACGAAGAAGAGGTTATCTCTGTTGAGGCTGCAACAGTTCTCTCACCAGGGGTCAGAGTTAGCGTAGCACAAAATGACCTGGAAACACCCTCTGATCGTGTTAAAGTGGAGATGAAGGAAGCCCCCAAGCAGGAAGACGCTGGTATGTGTGCCAGCAAATCCAGTTCGATGGGAGCCGAGAGGGCGGCAGTGAGAATACAGTCCTGGTGGAGGGGACATTACACTCGAAGCTGTCACCACGTGGCCCGAGAGGTGCGCAGCGAAATCCGCCTGTACAGGATGCAAGAGCACATCCTGTTCCTGTCTGAGAAGCTGGACAG TGCGCAGAAGCAGTATGAGGAAGAGAGACTACAAAGGCTTGTTCAGGAGGAGGCTGTGAAGTTTCTGTGGAAAGAG CTCCAGTCTATGCAGCAGTGGAAGACGTCTGTGGAGCAGCGGCTGGCTGACATCTCTCAGGCTGCCACCCTGAATCAGACCTCATCTCCTGGACTGTGTAAGGCGGCGACCCCAGTGGCCTCCAGCACAACGAAGCCGCCCAGCACAGACGTCTCCTTCCCAGACTCTGGCTTCCAGTCGACGAGCAATCAGCAGGCCATGCTGGAGGACAGCTTCCTGAGCAGCGGGACAGAAGACTCCCTGAAGACGGTGCGTGCACTGAGTCCCGTTCCGAGCGGCTTCGCTGGTGTGGACAGCGCAGACTGCAGCCTGCTGGAGCAGTAcctctcctctgtgcagcagagagcggaggaggcggaggaggtggaggaggtgatcaGTGATAGAACAGCAAAATCACAGCCTTCATCGCCAGTCTCACCCGGTAAAACAGCACAGTCCCACTCCACCCAGCAGAGGGCAGTAGAAGCACAAAGAACGGAGGGAACGTCTGTCTGA